A stretch of DNA from Curtobacterium sp. MCBD17_035:
CCATGGAGGACCTCATCGAGGAACTCGTGGGAGACATCTCGGACGAGTACGACCGCACCGTCGTGGACCGCACCGAGATCCGCCCGGGCGTCTGGCGCATCTCGGCACGGCTTCCGGTCGACGAGCTCGGCGACCTCTTCGGGATGGAGCTCGACGACGACGACGTCGACACGGCGGGTGGCCTGCTCGTCAAGGAGCTCGGCCAGCTGGCCACCGCGGGGGACACCGTCACGGTGTCCGGCGTCGAGCTCACCGCGGAACGGGTGGAAGGCCGACGTCGCGACCTGGTCACCCTGCTCGTCGAGCGGGCACCGACGCCGGACGACGCCCCGGCACTCGACGACGAACCGACCCCCACGACGACGGGACACCACACCGCATGACCACCACTGGATCCACCAGCGATACCGCCGGGACCCCCTTCCGGGCCGGGTTCGTCTCGTTCGTCGGCCGCCCGAACGTGGGCAAGTCGACCCTGACGAACGCCCTCGTCGGCGAGAAGGTCGCCATCACCTCCTCGAAGCCCCAGACCACCCGACGCGCGATCCGCGGCGTCGTGCACCGGCCCGACGGGCAGGTCGTCATCGTCGACACGCCCGGGGTCCACCGGCCCCGGACGCTGCTCGGGGAGCGCCTCAACGACCTCGTGCAGGCGACCCTCGGTGACGTCGACGTCATCGGGTTCTGCGTGCCCGCGAACGAGCCGATCGGTCCCGGCGACCGGTTCATCAACGCGCAGCTCGACGCCCACCCGCGCGCGCGCACGATCGCGATCGTCACGAAGACCGACCGCGCCTCACGTGAGCAGGTGGCGGCGCAACTGCTCGCGGTGTCCGAACTGCGCGACTGGGACGCGATCGTGCCGACGTCGGGGATCCGCGGCACCCAGCTCGACGAACTCCTGGACGAGGTCGTGCGGCTGCTGCCGGAGTCGCCCGCGCTCTACGACGCCGAGACCGTGACCGAGGAGACCGCGAGCGACCGCGTCGCCGAGCTCGTCCGCGAGGCCGCGCTCGAGGGCGTCCGCGACGAACTGCCGCACTCCCTCGCGGTGGTGATCGACGACATGGTCGAGCGGGACGACGAGGACGACGACACGCTCGACGTGTACGTGAACCTCTTCGTCGAGCGGGACAGTCAGAAGGCGATCGTCATCGGGCGCGGGGGTGAACGCCTGCGGGACGTCGGCTCCCGGGCGCGCGCGGAGATCGAGCGGCTCCTCGGGCGACACGTCTACTTGAACATCCGGGTGAAGGTCGCCAAGGAGTGGCAGCGCGACCCCAAGCAGCTCGGTCGTCTCGGGTTCTGATCGCCAGTCCGGCGTCATCCGATCGGATGACGCCGGGGCGCCTCGCGGGGGACTTCCCGGACGACGGCTGCGTGGGGCCGGTCAGCGGCCGTAGCGTTGTCGGCGTGTTCCGGACCATGCTGCGCAGCCAGATGGCGTTCGACGTCGTGCTGGCGCTCGTCGCGGCGGTCGTCGCGGTCCTGGGCGGCGACCGGTGGTCGGGTCTGACCTGGCTGCTCGGCGGGTTGTTCGGACTCGCCCTGGCGCTCCGACGACTCGCGCCCGGGCGTGGGCTCGCCATCGCGTGGGTGGGCGCACTCGTCCAGATGTACGTCAGCGCGAACGTCGCCGTCGCCGACCTCATGATCCCCGGCGTGCTCTACGGGACGGCCCTCTACGGCTCACCCCGGGTGCGTCGGTTCGGCCTCACGTCGGCGCTGGTGGGGTCCGTGGTCGGCGCGCTGTACCTGACGGTCAAGGAGTACCTCCAGCGATACGACCTCGTCGGTTCGCTCATCGAGCACCCCACGCAGCTCGTGCGCGAGGCGGCGCAGG
This window harbors:
- the era gene encoding GTPase Era, whose protein sequence is MTTTGSTSDTAGTPFRAGFVSFVGRPNVGKSTLTNALVGEKVAITSSKPQTTRRAIRGVVHRPDGQVVIVDTPGVHRPRTLLGERLNDLVQATLGDVDVIGFCVPANEPIGPGDRFINAQLDAHPRARTIAIVTKTDRASREQVAAQLLAVSELRDWDAIVPTSGIRGTQLDELLDEVVRLLPESPALYDAETVTEETASDRVAELVREAALEGVRDELPHSLAVVIDDMVERDDEDDDTLDVYVNLFVERDSQKAIVIGRGGERLRDVGSRARAEIERLLGRHVYLNIRVKVAKEWQRDPKQLGRLGF